From Trichoderma atroviride chromosome 1, complete sequence, one genomic window encodes:
- a CDS encoding uncharacterized protein (TransMembrane:1 (o59-79i)) produces MAAAVRTPQGCPGIPVHRRFGLSDGRLVMPIVSLQMEAKAALNHSRELAAWVLSPGPGFSLHFFFFLVLFAFTFTHCLAKDDVRLPVYEPRRKGERKHEKPKGLPSIGFCTKGGLSVSSSLFAKASTGSGRSIFKMRFT; encoded by the coding sequence ATGGCAGCCGCGGTACGTACCCCGCAGGGCTGCCCTGGAATTCCAGTCCATCGTCGATTCGGCCTATCAGACGGCCGACTTGTAATGCCGATTGTCAGTTTGCAGATGGAGGCAAAGGCTGCACTGAATCATTCACGCGAGCTTGCAGCTTGGGTCCTTTCTCCAGGTCCCggtttttctcttcattttttcttctttctggtCCTTTTCGCTTTTACTTTTACCCATTGCctggccaaagatgatgtGAGACTACCGGTATATGAGCCGAGGAGAAAGGGAGAAAGGAAGCACGAAAAGCCAAAAGGCTTGCCCTCGATAGGGTTTTGCACTAAAGGCGGTCTGTCTGtttccagcagcctcttcgcCAAGGCCTCAACGGGAAGTGGCAGAAGCATTTTTAAGATGCGCTTCACCTAG
- a CDS encoding uncharacterized protein (BUSCO:EOG092D1RV3): MAVLSQPLNTIVEPLPHPPGQQSDRTKSLTAASQSAERHLDGSKSPPPVSHSRRHASSVSITGSAPRHQRTPSILSRAVAALDRTQSVIASISEPVIRNRQSNPTLARLSLNAGSHQQLRDEPASPDRPAAFSNPSTQSLLSNPGGDSQSAATSFSSAQHSPSQPPNGLNSDSHSPKMHQTSSRLLRMTDDERPFTRDFKDLFSTLIVSLLPLGSHRVRLTKVDYTFLSEDAINNLGSLKFSQSNRMPDPKDPSRIVTTTTTTTFSMAKDMARTICQRFVDARFIESADGKLQPIYNMKGSVWQLTAKGVAILDRFCGRNGIQQKQVSELVNLHCCSLVILEREQHSDKILSDRGTVEVIFRRFVGSETRNVKANLAIADSDSLHDYEDGLTGVKMAAERRVNGKVYKDTFTGKACSDWLVDCCTIVDRREAIEIASLFVEFELIDTVVQDRSFMLGNPGCHLFQPTKYSVYQISQRGKDVINGTSSRGRPSESEAGTGSQRNGVVRDSNTQRLEKILNDPALRLLFRENLREMHCEENLSFYKDVNDFVQGCKTAIRQAESTPSSQAMDIIKETMAQAYGIYNAFLAPGSPCELNIDHQLRNNLATRMTKAVGQETGMVETLQEVTSLFENAQNAVFKLMASDSVPKFLRNAKYEQQLQNFNIDGVPARGGVERSLSRSNRQ; this comes from the exons ATGGCCGTCTTGTCGCAACCTCTCAACACCATCGTCGAGCCTCTGCCTCATCCGCCGGGACAGCAATCCGACCGAACAAAGTCTCTCACGGCCGCCTCGCAATCTGCAGAGCGTCACCTCGACGGCTCCAAATCTCCACCACCAGTCTCACATTCTCGCCGCCACGCCagctccgtctccatcaCAGGCTCAGCGCCACGCCACCAGCGCACCCCGAGCATCCTCTCACGCGCAGTCGCGGCTCTGGATAGAACCCAGAGCGtcatcgccagcatctcGGAGCCCGTCATCCGCAACCGCCAGTCCAACCCAACGCTCGCCCGTCTCTCGCTCAACGCAGGCTCGCACCAGCAGCTGAGGGACGAGCCCGCCAGCCCCGACAGGCCAGCTGCCTTTAGCAACCCCTCGACCCAGTCTCTGCTGTCAAACCCCGGAGGAGACAGCCAGTCTGCTGCAACCTCGTTTTCATCCGCTCAGCACTCTCCCAGCCAGCCCCCGAACGGGCTGAATTCTGACTCGCATTCTCCCAAGATGCACCAGACATCCTCGCGCTTGCTGCGCATGACCGATGATGAACGGCCTTTTACTAGA GATTTCAAGGATCTCTTCTCTACACTGATCGTCAGCCTTCTGCCACTTGGTTCTCACAGAGTGCGGTTGACAAAGGTGGACTACACTTTCCTCTCTGAAGATGCTATTAACAACCTGGGGTCTCTGAAATTCTCCCAGTCTAACCGCATGCCTGACCCCAAGGACCCCTCAAGGATCGTCACGACgacaaccaccaccaccttctccatggccaaGGACATGGCTCGAACAATCTGCCAAAGATTTGTCGATGCCCGCTTCATTGAGTCTGCGGATGGAAAGCTACAGCCCATCTACAACATGAAGGGCTCCGTCTGGCAGCTGACCGCAAAGGGCGTTGCAATTCTGGATCGATTTTGCGGTAGAAACGGAATCCAACAGAAGCAAGTCTCTGAGCTCGTCAACCTCCACTGCTGCTCCCTCGTCATTCTGGAGCGAGAGCAGCACAGCGACAAGATCCTCAGCGATCGGGGCACTGTCGAGGTCATTTTCCGCCGATTCGTCGGCTCCGAAACCCGGAATGTCAAGGCCAACTTGGCTATTGCGGATTCGGACTCGTTGCACGATTACGAAGATGGTCTCACCGGTGTTAAGATGGCTGCTGAGCGTCGGGTGAACGGAAAGGTATACAAAGATACCTTCACCGGCAAGGCTTGTTCGGATTGGTTGGTGGACTGCTGCACCATTGTGGACCGACGGGAGGCCATCGAGATCGCATCCCTCTTCGTCGAGTTTGAGTTGATAGATACTGTGGTGCAGGACAGATCCTTTATGCTCGGGAACCCTGGATGTCATCTGTTCCAGCCCACAAAGTATTCTGTCTACCAAATCTCGCAGCGAGGAAAGGATGTGATCAATGGCACTAGCTCCCGTGGCCGCCCATCCGAGAGCGAGGCTGGAACCGGCTCACAGCGCAACGGTGTCGTCCGCGACTCCAACACCCAGCGCCTCGAGAAGATTCTCAACGACCCCGCCCTCCGCCTTCTCTTCCGCGAGAACTTGAGAGAGATGCACTGCGAGGAGAACCTGTCCTTTTACAAGGATGTCAACGACTTCGTGCAGGGCTGTAAGACGGCTATCCGACAAGCCGAGTCCACACCCTCATCGCAGGCGATGGACATCATCAAAGAGACCATGGCTCAGGCCTACGGCATCTACAACGCCTTTTTGGCTCCAGGCTCACCCTGCGAGCTCAACATTGATCACCAGCTGCGCAACAACCTGGCCACGAGAATGACCAAGGCTGTTGGTCAAGAGACCGGCATGGTGGAGACGCTGCAGGAGGTCACTTCTCTGTTTGAGAATGCTCAAAACGCCGTCTTCAAGCTGATGGCTAGT GACTCCGTGCCCAAGTTTCTACGCAACGCCAAGTACGAGCAACAGCTGCAGAACTTCAACATCGACGGCGTCCCTGCACGAGGCGGCGTCGAGCGGAGCCTGAGTCGCTCCAACCGACAGTAA
- a CDS encoding uncharacterized protein (TransMembrane:1 (o20-37i)) has product MPQAAIAGASSLGTTRYDLYYSYLLAVGQAIPSYAAAPARRPNLAFQLPTCHMAIAVRDTCDLRGGMAH; this is encoded by the exons ATGCCG CAAGCGGCAATAGCGggcgccagcagccttggtACGACTAGGTACGACCTCTATTACTCGTATCTCTTAGCTGTTGGCCAGGCTATCCCATCCTATgccgctgctccagctcgccgGCCGAATCTCGCTTTCCAGCTCCCAACATGCCACATGGCAATTGCCGTGCGTGACACGTGCGATCTTCGGGGGGGCATGGCGCACTAG